In one window of Hevea brasiliensis isolate MT/VB/25A 57/8 chromosome 10, ASM3005281v1, whole genome shotgun sequence DNA:
- the LOC110665650 gene encoding photosystem I reaction center subunit XI, chloroplastic, with protein sequence MKMAAATASLKSSFASSVTIRSLFIPRGISGAPFRVSPTKRTSSFTVKAIQSEKPTFQVVEPINGDPFIGSLETPVTSSPLIAWYLSNLPAYRTAVSPLLRGIEVGLAHGLLLVGPFVKAGPLRNTEYAGAAGSLAAGGLVVILSICLTMYGIASFSEGEASTAPSLTLTGRKKEPDQLQTADGWAKFSGGFFFGGISGVIWAYFLLYVLNLPYFVK encoded by the exons ATGAAAATGGCTGCTGCTACTGCTTCTCTCAAGAGCAGCTTTGCCTCTTCTGTAACAATAAGGTCCCTGTTTATTCCCAGAGGCATCTCTGGAGCTCCATTCAGAGTCTCACCCACCAAGAGAACTTCTTCCTTCACTGTCAAGGCCATTCAGTCTGAGAAG CCAACTTTTCAAGTGGTTGAACCAATCAATGGAGATCCCTTCATTGGAAGCTTAGAGACACCAGTAACATCAAGCCCATTGATAGCCTGGTACCTCTCCAACTTACCAGCTTACAGGACAGCAGTAAGCCCACTGCTCCGGGGGATAGAGGTCGGGCTAGCCCATGGGCTACTGTTGGTAGGCCCATTTGTAAAGGCAGGGCCACTTAGGAACACTGAGTATGCAGGAGCAGCAGGATCATTGGCAGCAGGAGGGCTAGTTGTGATCCTGAGCATATGCTTGACAATGTATGGAATAGCTTCATTCAGTGAAGGAGAGGCATCAACTGCACCAAGCCTCACCTTGACTGGAAGGAAGAAGGAGCCTGACCAGCTTCAGACTGCTGATGGATGGGCTAAGTTCAGTGGAGGGTTCTTCTTTGGTGGAATTTCTGGTGTCATTTGGGCTTACTTTCTTCTCTATGTCCTCAACCTCCCTTACTTTGTTAAGTAG
- the LOC110665658 gene encoding ubiquitin-like-conjugating enzyme ATG10 isoform X3 yields the protein MCYNRFLSGASMDVSSWDGTLSLNEFSLAAQAFEEKWKISNSASPPWLWVNAPIRPFVASQKVDGFLSMENICLLRPSEDNGAEVSRLEEEKTSLSEKEEAIDDATLVHSNHHEVHYYDFHIVYSASYRVPVLYFRGYDSDGLPLQLNEIEKDLPACSAKVLLESKWTFITQEEHPYFNRPWYKLHPCGTSEWMKLLFLDEAVLAESKVAIELHLVSWFSVVGQQITVD from the exons ATGTGCTATAACAGATTTCTGAGTGGGGCAAGCATGGACGTTTCATCTTGGGACGGAACCCTTTCGCTGAATGAATTTTCTCTTGCTGCTCAAGCTTTTGAAGAGAAATGGAAAATCAGCAACTCTGCTTCCCCTCCTTGGTTATGGGTTAACGCCCCAATACGACCTTTTGTTGCTTCTCAAAAA GTTGATGGATTCTTGTCAATGGAAAACATTTGTCTTCTCAGACCCAGTGAG GACAATGGTGCTGAAGTTAGTCGTTTAGAGGAAGAAAAGACCAGTTTATCTGAGAAAGAAGAGGCAATTGATGATGCCACATTG GTGCATAGTAATCATCATGAAGTACATTACTATGATTTCCACATAGTCTACAGTGCTTCATATAGGGTTCCGGTGCTATATTTTCGTGGATATGATAGTG ATGGACTGCCTTTGCAGTTGAATGAAATTGAAAAGGACCTTCCTGCTTGCTCTGCAAAGGTGTTGCTGGAATCAAAGTGGACTTTTATAACTCAGGAG GAGCATCCATACTTCAACAGACCATGGTACAAGTTACATCCATGTGGGACCAGTGAATGGATGAAGTTGCTTTTCCTTGATGAAGCTGTGTTGGCTGAAAGCAAAGTAGCAATTGAACTACATCTGGTGTCCTGGTTCTCAGTCGTTGGTCAG CAAATTACAGTAGATTGA
- the LOC110665658 gene encoding ubiquitin-like-conjugating enzyme ATG10 isoform X1: MCYNRFLSGASMDVSSWDGTLSLNEFSLAAQAFEEKWKISNSASPPWLWVNAPIRPFVASQKVDGFLSMENICLLRPSEDNGAEVSRLEEEKTSLSEKEEAIDDATLVHSNHHEVHYYDFHIVYSASYRVPVLYFRGYDSDGLPLQLNEIEKDLPACSAKVLLESKWTFITQEEHPYFNRPWYKLHPCGTSEWMKLLFLDEAVLAESKVAIELHLVSWFSVVGQVIGLRVPIEMVNGRIN, translated from the exons ATGTGCTATAACAGATTTCTGAGTGGGGCAAGCATGGACGTTTCATCTTGGGACGGAACCCTTTCGCTGAATGAATTTTCTCTTGCTGCTCAAGCTTTTGAAGAGAAATGGAAAATCAGCAACTCTGCTTCCCCTCCTTGGTTATGGGTTAACGCCCCAATACGACCTTTTGTTGCTTCTCAAAAA GTTGATGGATTCTTGTCAATGGAAAACATTTGTCTTCTCAGACCCAGTGAG GACAATGGTGCTGAAGTTAGTCGTTTAGAGGAAGAAAAGACCAGTTTATCTGAGAAAGAAGAGGCAATTGATGATGCCACATTG GTGCATAGTAATCATCATGAAGTACATTACTATGATTTCCACATAGTCTACAGTGCTTCATATAGGGTTCCGGTGCTATATTTTCGTGGATATGATAGTG ATGGACTGCCTTTGCAGTTGAATGAAATTGAAAAGGACCTTCCTGCTTGCTCTGCAAAGGTGTTGCTGGAATCAAAGTGGACTTTTATAACTCAGGAG GAGCATCCATACTTCAACAGACCATGGTACAAGTTACATCCATGTGGGACCAGTGAATGGATGAAGTTGCTTTTCCTTGATGAAGCTGTGTTGGCTGAAAGCAAAGTAGCAATTGAACTACATCTGGTGTCCTGGTTCTCAGTCGTTGGTCAGGTGATTGGTCTTAGGGTTCCtatagaaatggtcaatggtcGTATTAATTAA
- the LOC110665658 gene encoding ubiquitin-like-conjugating enzyme ATG10 isoform X2: MDVSSWDGTLSLNEFSLAAQAFEEKWKISNSASPPWLWVNAPIRPFVASQKVDGFLSMENICLLRPSEDNGAEVSRLEEEKTSLSEKEEAIDDATLVHSNHHEVHYYDFHIVYSASYRVPVLYFRGYDSDGLPLQLNEIEKDLPACSAKVLLESKWTFITQEEHPYFNRPWYKLHPCGTSEWMKLLFLDEAVLAESKVAIELHLVSWFSVVGQVIGLRVPIEMVNGRIN, from the exons ATGGACGTTTCATCTTGGGACGGAACCCTTTCGCTGAATGAATTTTCTCTTGCTGCTCAAGCTTTTGAAGAGAAATGGAAAATCAGCAACTCTGCTTCCCCTCCTTGGTTATGGGTTAACGCCCCAATACGACCTTTTGTTGCTTCTCAAAAA GTTGATGGATTCTTGTCAATGGAAAACATTTGTCTTCTCAGACCCAGTGAG GACAATGGTGCTGAAGTTAGTCGTTTAGAGGAAGAAAAGACCAGTTTATCTGAGAAAGAAGAGGCAATTGATGATGCCACATTG GTGCATAGTAATCATCATGAAGTACATTACTATGATTTCCACATAGTCTACAGTGCTTCATATAGGGTTCCGGTGCTATATTTTCGTGGATATGATAGTG ATGGACTGCCTTTGCAGTTGAATGAAATTGAAAAGGACCTTCCTGCTTGCTCTGCAAAGGTGTTGCTGGAATCAAAGTGGACTTTTATAACTCAGGAG GAGCATCCATACTTCAACAGACCATGGTACAAGTTACATCCATGTGGGACCAGTGAATGGATGAAGTTGCTTTTCCTTGATGAAGCTGTGTTGGCTGAAAGCAAAGTAGCAATTGAACTACATCTGGTGTCCTGGTTCTCAGTCGTTGGTCAGGTGATTGGTCTTAGGGTTCCtatagaaatggtcaatggtcGTATTAATTAA
- the LOC110648191 gene encoding TPR repeat-containing protein ZIP4 isoform X1, translating to MRISEISTPDLRQSNQQPQSHHHHFLSLIDSLIKQTENFSLANPLPETIPSDLRQILTQLTQLVPFPNSVNLQIWKLSYRLWNACVDISNAASIRPSSSTSITESNAILRHVAADMLFLAGDVVGVPSPAIKSASFYHKTGLVWYDLRKFDLASTCFERATDIVSKIDITRISDWGERKLLLDLNLARSRTAWEVSDRNLAMTLLNRAKSMLFGSSDHYKMLAIQYLVFGKSLLSKNDANAFNQALKLLNEALDLCQKGCSASRTREQTLELKELRSKALRFISAVHLQKGEYESVIKCVRVLREGSGGGGGGDSADHHASLPVLAMKAWLGLGRHEEAEKELRGMVVSKGIPEGVWVSAVEAFFEAAGTAGAETTKGLFLGLLGRCHVSASAAVRVAYRLIGDCVGGGEGSRVRAKVVSELVSDERVVALFAGEAAAKERKAMHAVLWNCASDHFRSKDYMTSAELFEKSLLYIPYDIENRILRAKGFRVLCLCYLARNQLDRAQEYINEAETLEPNTASAFLKFKIYLQKNNHSGAINQIQEMKACLDFTPDFLSLSAHEAIACHAPSIAVASLSSLLNFYTSGKPMPSTEVEVLRTLVTILNTDPGNESEVLKFMKWAHARVSELGSESFLGKGEVGRQEQKWFAVTSWNFGIKCGKEKNYELCAEFLRLISEFYAGLKDEQDKENGFMVCKSLILTVSAIIASENQKKVALEDSEVKHAAELLDKAGKMLTSISMEAQFNDDRITAIEPEFFFIHTFCAYDICGRIDNLGSQQQLHIVKSFASSKACNPKYLLQIGLNASRGPRSNPEVATFALNECLSALLSSPSPDYQDVALIVRTLIVVASIHKGDSDDDAVHVMYKQAYRIMVGLKDGEYPIEEGKWLAMTAWNRAAVPVRLGLVDAAKKWMNIGLELTRKVLGMETYRACMEDFVADFEKRFQLQNNG from the exons ATGAGGATCTCCGAGATCTCCACGCCGGACCTCCGGCAATCTAACCAACAACCCCAATCCCATCACCATCACTTCCTCTCTCTAATCGACTCTCTAATCAAGCAAACTGAAAACTTCTCTCTTGCCAATCCTTTACCGGAAACAATCCCTTCCGACCTCCGCCAAATCCTCACTCAGCTCACTCAACTCGTCCCTTTCCCTAACTCCGTCAACCTCCAAATATGGAAGCTCAGCTACCGCCTCTGGAATGCCTGCGTCGACATCTCCAATGCAGCTTCTATCCGTCCCTCATCCTCAACATCAATCACCGAAAGCAACGCCATTCTAAGACACGTCGCCGCCGATATGCTCTTTCTAGCTGGCGACGTTGTCGGTGTACCATCTCCGGCCATCAAGTCTGCTTCCTTCTACCATAAGACTGGCCTCGTCTGGTATGATCTAAGAAAGTTCGATCTCGCTTCCACTTGCTTTGAAAGAGCCACAGATATCGTTTCAAAAATCGATATAACAAGAATATCTGATTGGGGAGAGAGAAAATTACTGCTGGATCTGAATCTCGCGAGATCTCGGACTGCCTGGGAAGTATCAGATAGGAACCTAGCGATGACTCTACTAAATCGGGCGAAAAGTATGCTTTTCGGATCATCCGATCACTACAAAATGCTAGCCATTCAATATTTAGTATTTGGCAAGAGCTTATTATCGAAGAATGATGCCAATGCTTTCAACCAAGCGTTGAAGCTCTTGAACGAAGCTCTAGATCTATGCCAGAAAGGATGCAGCGCATCGAGAACACGAGAACAAACGTTGGAGCTCAAGGAATTGAGATCCAAAGCACTCCGGTTCATATCGGCCGTACATTTGCAAAAAGGAGAATACGAGAGTGTGATTAAATGcgttagggttttgagagaaggcagtggtggtggtggtggtggtgacagTGCGGACCACCACGCTAGTCTCCCTGTTTTGGCGATGAAGGCCTGGTTGGGTTTAGGGAGGCATGAAGAGGCGGAGAAGGAGCTGAGGGGCATGGTTGTGAGTAAGGGAATTCCTGAGGGCGTTTGGGTTTCGGCAGTGGAAGCATTCTTTGAGGCAGCGGGTACAGCAGGAGCGGAGACCACCAAGGGATTGTTTCTAGGACTCTTGGGAAGATGCCACGTAAGCGCCAGCGCAGCAGTTAGGGTGGCTTACAGGTTAATTGGGGATTGCGTTGGCGGTGGGGAAGGTTCCAGAGTAAGGGCCAAAGTGGTGTCAGAGCTGGTGTCTGATGAGAGAGTGGTAGCGCTTTTTGCTGGCGAGGCGGCTGCCAAAGAGAGGAAAGCAATGCACGCTGTTCTTTGGAATTG TGCTTCAGATCATTTTAGATCAAAAGATTACATGACAAGTGCAGAGTTGTTTGAAAAGTCACTGCTTTATATTCCATATGACATAGAGAACAGAATTCTCCGAGCCAAGGGCTTCAGAGTTTTGTGTCTCTGCTACCTTGCTCGCAATCAGCTTGATAGGGCCCAAGAATACATCAATGAGGCTGAAACG CTTGAACCCAACACTGCCAGTGCTTTTCTTAAG TTCAAGATCTATTTGCAGAAAAACAACCACAGCGGGGCTATCAATCAGATCCAAGAAATGAAAGCTTGCCTGGATTTCACACCAGACTTTCTTTCCCTCTCAGCCCATGAAGCTATTGCTTGCCATGCTCCTTCCATTGCTGTTGCCTCTTTATCCAGTCTCCTGAATTTCTATACCTCAGGAAAGCCCATGCCATCCACAGAAGTTGAAGTGTTACGAACTTTAGTCACAATCCTCAATACGGACCCTGGCAATGAATCAGAAGTCCTCAAGTTCATGAAATGGGCTCATGCCAGAGTATCTGAGCTTGGGAGTGAAAGCTTTTTGGGAAAAGGTGAAGTTGGCAGACAAGAACAAAAGTGGTTTGCAGTGACTTCATGGAATTTTGGGATAAAATGTGGGAAGGAGAAGAACTATGAATTATGTGCAGAATTTTTAAGATTGATATCAGAATTCTATGCTGGTCTTAAGGATGAGCAAGATAAAGAAAACGGATTTATGGTTTGTAAATCATTGATATTGACTGTATCTGCCATCATAGCTTCGGAGAATCAAAAGAAGGTTGCATTGGAGGACTCCGAAGTGAAACACGCTGCTGAACTGCTAGATAAAGCAGGGAAG ATGCTAACGTCAATCTCAATGGAAGCTCAATTTAATGATGATAGAATTACTGCAATTGAGCCGGAGTTTTTCTTCATTCACACTTTCTGTGCCTATGATATATGTGGACGAATCGATAATTTAGGGTCCCAACAACAACTCCACATTGTAAAGAGTTTTGCCAGCTCAAAGGCCTGCAATCCAAAGTACCTTCTCCAAATTGGTCTCAATGCCTCTCGAGGTCCACGATCTAACCCTGAGGTAGCAACCTTTGCTCTAAATGAGTGCCTTTCAGCCCTTCTTTCATCACCGTCACCGGACTATCAAGATGTTGCTCTTATAGTTCGAACACTGATTGTTGTAGCAAGCATTCACAAAGGTGATTCAGATGATGATGCTGTGCATGTCATGTACAAGCAAGCATACCGCATAATGGTTGGATTGAAAGATGGTGAGTATCCCATAGAGGAAGGAAAATGGCTTGCAATGACCGCATGGAATCGAGCAGCGGTGCCCGTGAGGCTGGGGTTGGTTGATGCAGCAAAGAAATGGATGAACATTGGCTTGGAGCTTACAAGAAAGGTTTTAGGAATGGAGACTTACAGGGCGTGCATGGAGGATTTTGTTGCTGATTTTGAAAAGAGATTTCAATTGCAGAATAATGGTTAA
- the LOC110648191 gene encoding TPR repeat-containing protein ZIP4 isoform X2 has product MRISEISTPDLRQSNQQPQSHHHHFLSLIDSLIKQTENFSLANPLPETIPSDLRQILTQLTQLVPFPNSVNLQIWKLSYRLWNACVDISNAASIRPSSSTSITESNAILRHVAADMLFLAGDVVGVPSPAIKSASFYHKTGLVWYDLRKFDLASTCFERATDIVSKIDITRISDWGERKLLLDLNLARSRTAWEVSDRNLAMTLLNRAKSMLFGSSDHYKMLAIQYLVFGKSLLSKNDANAFNQALKLLNEALDLCQKGCSASRTREQTLELKELRSKALRFISAVHLQKGEYESVIKCVRVLREGSGGGGGGDSADHHASLPVLAMKAWLGLGRHEEAEKELRGMVVSKGIPEGVWVSAVEAFFEAAGTAGAETTKGLFLGLLGRCHVSASAAVRVAYRLIGDCVGGGEGSRVRAKVVSELVSDERVVALFAGEAAAKERKAMHAVLWNCASDHFRSKDYMTSAELFEKSLLYIPYDIENRILRAKGFRVLCLCYLARNQLDRAQEYINEAETLEPNTASAFLKFKIYLQKNNHSGAINQIQEMKACLDFTPDFLSLSAHEAIACHAPSIAVASLSSLLNFYTSGKPMPSTEVEVLRTLVTILNTDPGNESEVLKFMKWAHARVSELGSESFLGKGEVGRQEQKWFAVTSWNFGIKCGKEKNYELCAEFLRLISEFYAGLKDEQDKENGFMVCKSLILTVSAIIASENQKKVALEDSEVKHAAELLDKAGKMLTSISMEAQFNDDRITAIEPEFFFIHTFCAYDICGRIDNLGSQQQLHIVKSFASSKACNPKYLLQIGLNASRGPRSNPEQAFTKVIQMMMLCMSCTSKHTA; this is encoded by the exons ATGAGGATCTCCGAGATCTCCACGCCGGACCTCCGGCAATCTAACCAACAACCCCAATCCCATCACCATCACTTCCTCTCTCTAATCGACTCTCTAATCAAGCAAACTGAAAACTTCTCTCTTGCCAATCCTTTACCGGAAACAATCCCTTCCGACCTCCGCCAAATCCTCACTCAGCTCACTCAACTCGTCCCTTTCCCTAACTCCGTCAACCTCCAAATATGGAAGCTCAGCTACCGCCTCTGGAATGCCTGCGTCGACATCTCCAATGCAGCTTCTATCCGTCCCTCATCCTCAACATCAATCACCGAAAGCAACGCCATTCTAAGACACGTCGCCGCCGATATGCTCTTTCTAGCTGGCGACGTTGTCGGTGTACCATCTCCGGCCATCAAGTCTGCTTCCTTCTACCATAAGACTGGCCTCGTCTGGTATGATCTAAGAAAGTTCGATCTCGCTTCCACTTGCTTTGAAAGAGCCACAGATATCGTTTCAAAAATCGATATAACAAGAATATCTGATTGGGGAGAGAGAAAATTACTGCTGGATCTGAATCTCGCGAGATCTCGGACTGCCTGGGAAGTATCAGATAGGAACCTAGCGATGACTCTACTAAATCGGGCGAAAAGTATGCTTTTCGGATCATCCGATCACTACAAAATGCTAGCCATTCAATATTTAGTATTTGGCAAGAGCTTATTATCGAAGAATGATGCCAATGCTTTCAACCAAGCGTTGAAGCTCTTGAACGAAGCTCTAGATCTATGCCAGAAAGGATGCAGCGCATCGAGAACACGAGAACAAACGTTGGAGCTCAAGGAATTGAGATCCAAAGCACTCCGGTTCATATCGGCCGTACATTTGCAAAAAGGAGAATACGAGAGTGTGATTAAATGcgttagggttttgagagaaggcagtggtggtggtggtggtggtgacagTGCGGACCACCACGCTAGTCTCCCTGTTTTGGCGATGAAGGCCTGGTTGGGTTTAGGGAGGCATGAAGAGGCGGAGAAGGAGCTGAGGGGCATGGTTGTGAGTAAGGGAATTCCTGAGGGCGTTTGGGTTTCGGCAGTGGAAGCATTCTTTGAGGCAGCGGGTACAGCAGGAGCGGAGACCACCAAGGGATTGTTTCTAGGACTCTTGGGAAGATGCCACGTAAGCGCCAGCGCAGCAGTTAGGGTGGCTTACAGGTTAATTGGGGATTGCGTTGGCGGTGGGGAAGGTTCCAGAGTAAGGGCCAAAGTGGTGTCAGAGCTGGTGTCTGATGAGAGAGTGGTAGCGCTTTTTGCTGGCGAGGCGGCTGCCAAAGAGAGGAAAGCAATGCACGCTGTTCTTTGGAATTG TGCTTCAGATCATTTTAGATCAAAAGATTACATGACAAGTGCAGAGTTGTTTGAAAAGTCACTGCTTTATATTCCATATGACATAGAGAACAGAATTCTCCGAGCCAAGGGCTTCAGAGTTTTGTGTCTCTGCTACCTTGCTCGCAATCAGCTTGATAGGGCCCAAGAATACATCAATGAGGCTGAAACG CTTGAACCCAACACTGCCAGTGCTTTTCTTAAG TTCAAGATCTATTTGCAGAAAAACAACCACAGCGGGGCTATCAATCAGATCCAAGAAATGAAAGCTTGCCTGGATTTCACACCAGACTTTCTTTCCCTCTCAGCCCATGAAGCTATTGCTTGCCATGCTCCTTCCATTGCTGTTGCCTCTTTATCCAGTCTCCTGAATTTCTATACCTCAGGAAAGCCCATGCCATCCACAGAAGTTGAAGTGTTACGAACTTTAGTCACAATCCTCAATACGGACCCTGGCAATGAATCAGAAGTCCTCAAGTTCATGAAATGGGCTCATGCCAGAGTATCTGAGCTTGGGAGTGAAAGCTTTTTGGGAAAAGGTGAAGTTGGCAGACAAGAACAAAAGTGGTTTGCAGTGACTTCATGGAATTTTGGGATAAAATGTGGGAAGGAGAAGAACTATGAATTATGTGCAGAATTTTTAAGATTGATATCAGAATTCTATGCTGGTCTTAAGGATGAGCAAGATAAAGAAAACGGATTTATGGTTTGTAAATCATTGATATTGACTGTATCTGCCATCATAGCTTCGGAGAATCAAAAGAAGGTTGCATTGGAGGACTCCGAAGTGAAACACGCTGCTGAACTGCTAGATAAAGCAGGGAAG ATGCTAACGTCAATCTCAATGGAAGCTCAATTTAATGATGATAGAATTACTGCAATTGAGCCGGAGTTTTTCTTCATTCACACTTTCTGTGCCTATGATATATGTGGACGAATCGATAATTTAGGGTCCCAACAACAACTCCACATTGTAAAGAGTTTTGCCAGCTCAAAGGCCTGCAATCCAAAGTACCTTCTCCAAATTGGTCTCAATGCCTCTCGAGGTCCACGATCTAACCCTGAG CAAGCATTCACAAAGGTGATTCAGATGATGATGCTGTGCATGTCATGTACAAGCAAGCATACCGCATAA